A window from Pseudobutyrivibrio ruminis HUN009 encodes these proteins:
- the asp2 gene encoding accessory Sec system protein Asp2, protein MDKIRILQIGTESWENKYSYPDNVKIIFADNAIEKKKEIYEIVMLERNLEEDEVEAVLQMSMSYCVFIVGDFKLNRPTTRLFNRRMGKNLAVEDIQDFLTNETKKYFPHPYGEKFKPENVGIAQGFKGSIRWNGQYAVELQGDYGNEFTQVAFWKNNIPLLKNQGLEFWLEYEKDDSIEISLAITQFVPGSLSEVRDSWIFSEEELKEPVLIEGRNGDGQLFVSLRAAGQGKLNIIALHDRVSRWDLGTFMVGGKRYVTSEREEIFSYFDPGDFKPPLAVYFSGYKTQEGFEGYYMMRKMGCPFLLIAEQRFEGGGFYMGSPEFESLMVKIIDEHLNKLGFYPDQLILSGISMGTIGSLYYGCDMRPHALILGKPLASLGDIAANETLKRPKGFPTSLDILKRYGGGTDKEAIDRLNERVWNKIRNTDFGHTKFIVSYMIEDDYDSTAYNKLISELNSAGVQVYGKGLHGRHNDNTAGIGAWFKGQYERVLKEDFDR, encoded by the coding sequence ATGGATAAGATTAGAATTTTACAGATTGGAACAGAAAGTTGGGAAAACAAATATAGCTATCCTGACAATGTAAAGATTATCTTTGCTGACAATGCAATCGAAAAGAAAAAAGAAATATATGAGATTGTTATGCTTGAAAGAAATCTGGAGGAGGACGAGGTTGAGGCAGTTTTACAAATGTCCATGTCATACTGCGTCTTTATTGTTGGAGATTTCAAGCTTAATCGGCCTACCACCAGACTTTTCAATCGAAGAATGGGCAAAAATTTGGCGGTGGAGGATATTCAGGATTTTCTGACCAATGAGACAAAGAAGTATTTTCCACATCCATATGGAGAAAAGTTTAAGCCAGAAAACGTTGGTATTGCTCAGGGCTTCAAAGGAAGCATCAGATGGAATGGACAGTATGCTGTAGAGTTACAGGGGGATTATGGAAATGAGTTTACCCAGGTAGCTTTCTGGAAAAACAATATTCCTTTATTAAAGAATCAGGGCCTGGAATTTTGGTTAGAGTATGAAAAGGATGATTCAATCGAAATATCACTGGCTATAACACAGTTTGTGCCAGGTTCACTTTCAGAGGTCAGGGATTCATGGATCTTTAGTGAAGAAGAATTAAAAGAACCAGTCCTTATTGAAGGTCGAAATGGTGATGGACAGCTGTTTGTATCACTTCGTGCAGCAGGCCAGGGAAAGCTTAACATTATTGCTTTACATGACCGTGTATCTAGATGGGATTTAGGTACATTTATGGTGGGTGGTAAACGTTATGTCACATCTGAACGAGAGGAGATTTTCTCTTACTTTGATCCAGGAGATTTCAAACCGCCACTTGCAGTTTATTTTTCAGGCTATAAAACCCAAGAAGGTTTTGAAGGATATTACATGATGCGAAAAATGGGATGCCCATTTTTGCTGATTGCAGAGCAACGTTTTGAAGGCGGTGGCTTTTATATGGGAAGCCCAGAATTTGAGTCACTTATGGTAAAGATAATTGACGAGCATTTGAATAAACTGGGATTTTATCCAGATCAGTTGATTCTTTCGGGAATATCTATGGGAACAATTGGCTCATTATATTATGGCTGCGACATGAGACCTCATGCTCTTATTTTAGGAAAACCTTTGGCTAGCCTTGGTGATATCGCTGCAAATGAGACGTTGAAGCGACCAAAAGGATTTCCAACATCACTAGACATTTTAAAGAGATATGGTGGGGGAACAGATAAAGAGGCAATAGATAGGCTTAATGAACGAGTATGGAATAAGATTAGAAATACAGATTTTGGCCATACTAAGTTTATTGTTTCTTATATGATTGAAGATGATTATGATTCTACTGCTTATAATAAATTGATTTCGGAATTGAATTCTGCCGGTGTGCAGGTTTACGGCAAGGGCTTACATGGTAGACATAATGATAATACAGCTGGTATTGGTGCTTGGTTTAAAGGGCAATATGAGCGTGTTTTGAAGGAGGATTTTGACAGATAA
- a CDS encoding preprotein translocase subunit SecY — MGVYLVGRELPLYGVDLDAYKAFQNTSGDLIMETIGGDRYKTSLLALGISPFMFSMLFVQVIVAIKHADSKAHTSPKKITRATLILMFVWASIQAYLTVNSTIYIYDDGWSLIIAKIVSGCQMVTGAFVILWLATRNGKYGIGGQTVLIYVNILDSVVNTVKNSELWEMHVIGGIGFLALIFTIIFENSEYRIPMQRISIHNIYSDKNYIPIKLNPIGMMPVMFSTAFFMLPVYVSMGLSMLFPNDRNLQWVYENMDTAHPLGIVVYTIVLYVITIVFSFVFISPKNLAESLQKAGDSITGLRSGRYTRRFISIKVFWIAFFSAMFMGFFIIVPLVLHLRGYVESTVISLPSILIAMASINCNLYRELRAVRDYDAYVPFL, encoded by the coding sequence ATGGGAGTTTATCTTGTTGGTAGGGAGCTTCCTTTATATGGAGTTGATTTAGATGCTTATAAAGCATTCCAGAACACTTCTGGAGATCTTATTATGGAAACAATTGGAGGAGATAGATACAAAACCAGTCTGCTGGCACTTGGTATTTCTCCTTTCATGTTTTCTATGCTCTTTGTGCAGGTGATAGTTGCAATAAAGCATGCTGATTCGAAGGCTCATACTTCACCTAAAAAAATAACTAGGGCAACTCTTATTTTGATGTTTGTGTGGGCAAGCATACAAGCATATCTCACCGTTAATTCCACTATTTATATTTATGATGATGGTTGGTCACTAATAATTGCAAAAATCGTATCTGGCTGTCAGATGGTCACTGGAGCCTTTGTTATTTTATGGCTTGCTACGCGTAATGGTAAATACGGTATAGGTGGTCAAACGGTTCTAATCTATGTAAATATCCTGGATAGCGTGGTTAACACAGTTAAGAATTCAGAACTGTGGGAAATGCACGTAATCGGTGGAATAGGATTTTTAGCATTAATTTTCACTATTATTTTTGAAAACAGCGAATACAGAATTCCTATGCAGAGAATTTCTATTCACAATATTTATTCAGATAAAAACTATATCCCTATCAAGCTAAATCCAATTGGAATGATGCCTGTAATGTTTTCTACAGCATTTTTTATGCTGCCAGTATATGTTTCGATGGGACTTAGTATGCTTTTCCCAAATGACAGAAATTTACAGTGGGTATATGAAAATATGGATACAGCTCATCCCCTGGGAATTGTCGTATATACGATAGTGCTATACGTAATTACGATAGTTTTCTCATTTGTATTTATAAGTCCTAAGAACCTTGCTGAATCACTACAAAAGGCTGGGGATAGTATCACTGGTCTTAGATCTGGAAGATACACTCGCAGGTTTATTTCAATTAAAGTATTTTGGATAGCATTTTTCTCTGCAATGTTTATGGGATTTTTTATCATAGTTCCACTTGTTCTTCATCTGAGAGGCTATGTGGAATCAACAGTTATCAGTTTGCCATCAATTTTGATTGCCATGGCAAGTATCAACTGCAATTTATATCGAGAGCTTAGGGCGGTAAGAGATTACGATGCTTATGTGCCTTTCCTATAA
- the asp1 gene encoding accessory Sec system protein Asp1 — MLYFIPAWYQQNEWRESEQSWHTRRMHTEFDDTVKQVQMFYRSGMRDFKILLLSHAPNFRHFLHRQGVFHAPYWSCFDAIQEVKKRKAAVFSFHNLDWPQGIEFVYTPFVVVAYLHNTKYAQIDFGEAGNPIQVSMYKKEVLSRRNIYDDRGFVSSTEVYDNGRMLYTDYLTEAGVTKLRVYAETGAVEINASCNTYLVFKSDNTTETRTFKETIYMSLTDVILEVLEAHIEDDNEDDVFCIAMHELNYQAAQNLIGKKKCILSFYGDRYRIKDHLDSRPLVKRAGYIITDSEATTRYLKREMEEEITNITDISPYDSRMDFGVSEKLMVQKVLVPVDGLPEERFREMMIALAKYLQMNENAVISIFTRNATYDLPKKLLNKIADILDSEGFDRRMVIHEDEDATAENEEMEAEEQEEIPIRFFVEQCVDELSVSKCIREQRIMIDMRHNPDLFLQINCISSAIPQIVRRETQYMQNGYNGFVLTEIDRIPFALDYFLGSLFNWNQAKVYSYDIGQKFTTKHLLERWKNVIAGLEK; from the coding sequence ATGCTTTATTTTATTCCAGCGTGGTATCAACAGAATGAGTGGAGAGAGTCCGAACAGAGTTGGCATACACGAAGAATGCATACAGAGTTTGATGACACGGTAAAACAGGTACAGATGTTTTATCGCAGTGGTATGCGAGATTTTAAAATTCTTCTATTAAGCCATGCTCCAAACTTCAGACATTTCCTACATCGCCAGGGAGTTTTTCATGCTCCATACTGGTCTTGTTTTGATGCCATTCAGGAGGTTAAGAAAAGGAAAGCTGCGGTTTTTTCATTTCATAATTTGGACTGGCCACAGGGAATAGAGTTTGTTTATACGCCATTTGTGGTAGTCGCTTATCTGCATAATACAAAGTATGCCCAGATAGATTTCGGTGAAGCTGGCAATCCTATTCAGGTAAGTATGTACAAGAAAGAGGTTCTCAGCCGTCGAAATATCTACGACGATAGAGGCTTCGTTTCATCTACGGAGGTTTATGACAATGGTCGTATGCTCTATACCGATTATCTGACAGAGGCTGGTGTTACGAAGCTTCGTGTGTATGCAGAAACAGGTGCGGTGGAAATCAATGCCAGCTGCAACACCTATCTGGTTTTTAAATCTGATAACACAACAGAGACTAGGACTTTCAAAGAGACAATCTACATGAGTCTTACTGATGTAATCCTGGAAGTGCTTGAAGCACATATTGAGGATGACAATGAAGATGATGTTTTCTGCATTGCTATGCATGAACTGAACTATCAGGCAGCACAGAATCTCATAGGGAAAAAGAAATGTATTCTATCTTTCTACGGAGATAGATACCGCATAAAGGATCATTTAGATTCCAGACCACTAGTAAAAAGGGCAGGATACATCATCACTGATTCTGAGGCAACCACTCGTTATTTGAAGCGAGAGATGGAAGAAGAAATCACTAATATTACGGATATTTCTCCTTACGATTCTAGAATGGATTTTGGTGTTAGCGAAAAGTTGATGGTTCAAAAGGTGCTTGTGCCTGTAGATGGCTTGCCAGAGGAACGTTTTAGGGAAATGATGATTGCCCTGGCAAAGTATTTGCAGATGAATGAGAATGCTGTTATCAGCATATTTACTAGAAATGCTACCTACGATTTGCCTAAAAAGCTTTTAAACAAAATAGCAGATATTCTTGATAGCGAAGGTTTTGACAGGCGCATGGTAATTCACGAGGATGAAGATGCAACTGCTGAAAATGAGGAAATGGAAGCTGAGGAGCAGGAAGAAATTCCTATCAGATTCTTTGTGGAGCAGTGTGTAGATGAGCTATCAGTCAGCAAGTGTATTCGTGAGCAGCGTATCATGATTGATATGCGTCACAATCCTGATTTATTCCTACAGATTAACTGTATCAGTTCAGCCATCCCTCAGATAGTCAGACGCGAAACACAGTATATGCAAAACGGATACAATGGATTTGTTTTGACGGAAATAGACAGAATACCTTTTGCATTGGATTACTTTTTGGGAAGTCTTTTCAATTGGAATCAGGCAAAGGTGTATTCTTACGATATCGGACAGAAATTTACCACAAAGCATCTTCTTGAAAGATGGAAGAATGTAATAGCAGGTTTGGAGAAATAA
- the asp3 gene encoding accessory Sec system protein Asp3, giving the protein MEKASWTIYWNEYSSDTYLYGSQIDYKARNYVHFENELMPPGTVIKEWYSLTNYQAQRIEPSLPIIDGESHYRIKINVHTPTGGGFLVRLVFLDRYEREAGDFTVRGTEAEFSCPLKTYSYRMQLINAGMTEFTYHSITIEEIEVER; this is encoded by the coding sequence ATGGAAAAGGCAAGTTGGACAATCTATTGGAATGAATACAGTTCAGATACTTATCTATATGGTTCTCAGATAGATTATAAAGCAAGAAATTACGTACATTTTGAAAATGAACTGATGCCACCAGGAACGGTGATAAAGGAGTGGTATTCTCTGACCAACTATCAAGCTCAACGTATCGAACCATCACTTCCTATTATTGATGGCGAGAGCCATTATCGCATAAAAATAAACGTGCATACTCCTACTGGAGGTGGATTTTTGGTGCGCTTGGTATTCCTTGACAGATACGAACGAGAGGCAGGGGATTTTACAGTGAGAGGTACAGAGGCGGAATTTTCATGTCCTTTAAAGACATATAGTTATAGAATGCAGTTGATAAATGCTGGTATGACGGAATTTACATATCATTCAATTACCATTGAAGAGATTGAGGTAGAGCGATAG